The following nucleotide sequence is from Nitrospira sp..
GTCACACGCTGCTTCTTGAGCTTGTGCGCCATAGGCTTCGCAGGGCGAAAGTCTGCGACGGCGGCTGCCATGATGACCGTATCGCTCCAGGGCAAACGACTCAGGATGGCGTGCCGCATCTCCTCTGCGGTGATCACCTGCTGGACTTCGATCCCCTGAGGAGGCGTGAGCGCAGTCGGTCCGGAGATCAACATCACCGCCGCACCACGGACCTTCGCGGCTTCCGCCAGCGCATACCCCATCTTTCCGGAAGAGCGATTGGAGAGGTAGCGCACCGGATCGATGGATTCCTGCGTCGGGCCGGCGGAGATCAGGACGCGCCGACCGCTCCAATCCCTCCGAGGGTGAAACGCCGTCCTGAGCGCAGCCACAATTCGCTGTTCATCCGCGAGTCGTCCCTTCCCGCTGCGGCCTGAGGCCAACGGGCCGTCTTCGGGGTCCACCACCACGATGCCACGGCGACGCAAGGTTGCGACATGGTCGACCACGGTCGGATGTTGCCACATATCGCCGTCCATTGCCGGCGCGATGATGACGGGGCAACGGGTGGTCAGCAGCATGGTGGAGAGGAGGTCGTCGGCCAGGCCGAGCGCGGCCTTGGCCAGGCAATGGGCCGTGGCCGGCGCGATCAGGATCGCGTCCGCCTCCTCAGACAGCGATAGATGAAGCATCTCCTGATGGGCTTCGAACAGATCGGTCGCCACATGGGCACCGGACAGGACTTCAAAAGTCAGGGGAGTGATGAAACGCCTGGCTCCGGCCGTCATGACCACACGAACCGTCGCCGATTCGGCGGTCAGCAGCCGGAGCAGGCCCACGGCTTTATACGCGGCGATACTTCCGGTCACGCCGAGGACGATTCGGAGACCGGAGAGTGAAGGGCCGGCAGGTTGCACGGAAACGGACTACTCCTCGCCCTCCGCGGCAGCGGGCTTCGCGGTGTCGTCCACGTAGTTACTGAGCTCCTTTTTGATTTCCTTGGCGTCTTCGCCGGTCATCATGGCCATGCGTTCGGTCTCGCCTTCCTTGACGCGCTTTGATTCCTTGATGGCGTCGCGGGCTTCCTTGCCGCAGAGAAACGACACCTTGTGCTGCATCACTTCATCGAGAGCGATACTGGTCTCTTTGGCGAATTTCGACGGGCCGCTCGATCGCGCACCCTGGACAAGATGCTTCGCCCGCTGCGCGGCGATAATGACGAGGCGGTGGCGTGAATCAAATTCACCGGGGGTGTATTCCGGCAACAGCGACAACATGTCAACCATGGTTCGTGTGCTCCTTTGATACGGAGGGTACGGAGGAATTCCCCGGCTTCCCCTCCTTGTCGAGAATAAATTTTTCCTCCAACCACGCCATGTTGAGGCGCTTGGTCTTGGTGCGCTCGGCGAGAAAAATGCTTTCGAGTTCCTTGAGCGACTGTTTCAAATCGTCGTTGCGGACGATGTAATAGTATTCCCGATAGCTCCAGACCTCTTCTTTCGCCTTTTGAAGCCGCCGCTGAATCTCCTCGGGCGCGTCCCCTGCCCTGGTCTGCAACCTGGTCCGCAGCGCGTCAAAGGACGGAGGAAGAATAAAGATGTAGACGGCATCTTCGAATTTCTTCTTGACCGAGCGGGCTCCCTGCACGTCGATCTCAAGAAGGACATCGATCCCCTGCTCCATCTTGTCGGCCAGCATCTTGCGCGGAGTACCGTACAGGTTGCCATAGACATGCGCCCACTCGATGAATTCGTTCCGGTCGATCATCTGACGGAAAGATGCTTCATCGAGAAAATAATAGTCTTGTCCGTCCACCTCTCCGGGCCTCGGTTTGCGCGTCGTGTAGGATACCGAATGCCAGAGGCCGGGAACCTTGGTAGCCAGTTGTTTGCAGAGCGTCGTCTTCCCTGCGCCGGAGGGAGCCGAGATGACGAACAAGATACCGCGTCGCGCCGGTGCCGGTTTGTCGTGAGAGGGAGAGGCAACGTTGGTCATCGCGCGATCATTCCAGGCGAACCGGCCCAATCATTCGACATTTTGCACTTGTTCCCGCAGTTTTTCCAGTTCGGCCTTCATGTGGACGACCAAGGCGGCGATCTCCGCGTCATTCGCCTTAGAGCCGATCGTATTCACTTCTCGACCCATTTCCTGCAGCAAAAACTCGAGGGTCTTTCCCACAGATTCCTTGCTGTGCAAGGTGTGGCCGAACTGTAGCATATGTGACTCAAGTCTGACTAATTCTTCCGAGATGTCCGATCGGTCGGCATAGAGCGCCAACTCTTGATGGAGACGAGCTTGGTCCGGCAGGTCGCCTTGCAAGAGGGCTTGCAGTCGGGCCTTCATGCGCTCAAAAGCTGCTTGAGCCAGGCGCGGGGCCTTTTCCGCCACGGCTGCTTTGGCCGTACGGATGGCCTCCAGGTGAGACCTCAGATCGTCGGCCAAGGCCTCGCCTTCGCGTCGACGCATGCGATCCAATTCAAGCAGCGCTCCGCCGACGGCTTTCACGACAGCCTTACTCACCTGTGCCGTATCGACCGCCTCTTCCGATATGGAGAGAATGTCCCGAAACCCGGCCAACGTCGACACATCCACCTTCCCGCGAAGCCCCAACCCCTTTTGCAATTTCTTCAGCGCGGTATGGTACTGGTTGGCGAGCGTTTGATCGACCTCGACCGTCTTGAGACTGCCGCCACTGGTGTGCAGCGAGACGGATACGTCGACCCTGCCGCGGAGGCAGTGCTGCTGCACGGTCTTGCGCACCTGTTCTTCCAGCGAGGTGAGGGATCGAGGCAGGCGCACGGCGACTTCGAGAAACCGGTGGTTGACGGAACGGATTTCAGCGGTGACCGCAATGCGCTGCGCGGTGCTCTCCTTTTTGCCGTACCCGGTCATGCTGCGTATCATCGCGTGAGTTTCCCTTTCCACCCGCAGTCTGCATAGATCGGACAGGTACCGCATTTCGGCGCGCGCGCCAGACAGACGTACCGACCATGGAGCAGCAGGCGCTGCGACCCTTCCGTCCAGTGTTCTTCCGGTAACAATCGTCTCAGGTCCATTTCGATCTTGTCCGGATCGGTCTGGCGCGACAGGCCGAGCCGCCCGCTGACCCGTTTGACATGGGTATCGACGACGACCGCCGGTTTGCCGAACGCGTTGCCGAGAATGACGTTCGCCGTTTTCCGGCCTACTCCAGGCAACGTCGTCAGGGCCTCCATACTGTCCGGAACTTGCTCATGAAACGTGTCGG
It contains:
- the coaBC gene encoding bifunctional phosphopantothenoylcysteine decarboxylase/phosphopantothenate--cysteine ligase CoaBC; its protein translation is MQPAGPSLSGLRIVLGVTGSIAAYKAVGLLRLLTAESATVRVVMTAGARRFITPLTFEVLSGAHVATDLFEAHQEMLHLSLSEEADAILIAPATAHCLAKAALGLADDLLSTMLLTTRCPVIIAPAMDGDMWQHPTVVDHVATLRRRGIVVVDPEDGPLASGRSGKGRLADEQRIVAALRTAFHPRRDWSGRRVLISAGPTQESIDPVRYLSNRSSGKMGYALAEAAKVRGAAVMLISGPTALTPPQGIEVQQVITAEEMRHAILSRLPWSDTVIMAAAVADFRPAKPMAHKLKKQRVTLTSLELEPTTDILKEVAERRTTQILVGFAAETQDLLAHAQEKLQAKDVDVLVANDVSAPDAGFGSDTNRVTLLDRQGSCEEVPLMSKRALADRILDHILAVSARPAPAPSPSRPHRPKE
- a CDS encoding DNA-directed RNA polymerase subunit omega, whose product is MLSLLPEYTPGEFDSRHRLVIIAAQRAKHLVQGARSSGPSKFAKETSIALDEVMQHKVSFLCGKEARDAIKESKRVKEGETERMAMMTGEDAKEIKKELSNYVDDTAKPAAAEGEE
- the gmk gene encoding guanylate kinase, encoding MTNVASPSHDKPAPARRGILFVISAPSGAGKTTLCKQLATKVPGLWHSVSYTTRKPRPGEVDGQDYYFLDEASFRQMIDRNEFIEWAHVYGNLYGTPRKMLADKMEQGIDVLLEIDVQGARSVKKKFEDAVYIFILPPSFDALRTRLQTRAGDAPEEIQRRLQKAKEEVWSYREYYYIVRNDDLKQSLKELESIFLAERTKTKRLNMAWLEEKFILDKEGKPGNSSVPSVSKEHTNHG
- a CDS encoding YicC family protein, with the translated sequence MIRSMTGYGKKESTAQRIAVTAEIRSVNHRFLEVAVRLPRSLTSLEEQVRKTVQQHCLRGRVDVSVSLHTSGGSLKTVEVDQTLANQYHTALKKLQKGLGLRGKVDVSTLAGFRDILSISEEAVDTAQVSKAVVKAVGGALLELDRMRRREGEALADDLRSHLEAIRTAKAAVAEKAPRLAQAAFERMKARLQALLQGDLPDQARLHQELALYADRSDISEELVRLESHMLQFGHTLHSKESVGKTLEFLLQEMGREVNTIGSKANDAEIAALVVHMKAELEKLREQVQNVE
- the nth gene encoding endonuclease III gives rise to the protein MNKPLSPQPAERRNRTRVAHLLETLRASMPVYKVELDHHTPWELLVATILSAQCTDQRVNQVTPQLFRRYRRPRDFAQADPVELEALIRSTGFYKAKARSLIRCAKVVTDTFHEQVPDSMEALTTLPGVGRKTANVILGNAFGKPAVVVDTHVKRVSGRLGLSRQTDPDKIEMDLRRLLPEEHWTEGSQRLLLHGRYVCLARAPKCGTCPIYADCGWKGKLTR